GCCTCCAGGCCGCCGGGGTCGCCGCCTGCCTCAAGCACTTCCCCGGCCACGGCGCGGCCGAGTCCGACTCGCACCATGCCCTTCCCGTGCTGCCCCGCACCGAGCAGGAGATGTACGCGCGGGATCTGGTGCCCTTCCAGGCGGGCATCCGGGCCGGGGCTCGGGCGGTGATGACCGGGCACCTCGTGGTGACGGACTGGGGACCGGAGCCCGCGACCCTCAACCCGCGAGTGCTGGGCGGGGTGCTGCGGACCGAACTCGGGTTCGACGGGCCGATCATCACCGACGCCCTGGAGATGGCGGCGATCTCCGGGCACAGTCCGGACGCGATCGCCCTGGACTCGCTGGTGCCCGAGGGCATCGGCCGGGGTGCGGTGCTGGCCCTGGCGGCCGGGGCCGACGGGCTGTGCCTCGGCGGCGAGCTGGCCGACGAGAGCGTCGCGCTCGCCGCCCAGGAAGCGGTGGTCGCCTCGGTCAAGGCGGGCATCCTCACGGAGGAACGCATCGCGGAGTCGGTGACCCGGCTGGCCACGATCGGCCTGGCCGCGCCGCGCGGTGGATCGCGCAGCGGCGCCCGGATCGCAGACGACGTCGGCCTGATCGCCGCCCGCCGGGCACTGCGGGTCAGCGGCGATCTCCGACTCGCCTGCCCGCCGCTGGTCGTGGACCTGGCCGTGGCGCCGACCATCGCCGTCGGCGACGTCCCGTGGGGCCTCGGACCGGTGCTGCGGGAGACGCAGGGGGCGGCCTCCGACGTCCGCGTCCTGCGACTCGTCGAATCCGACCCCGAGCGGGTGATCGCGGCGGCGGCGGGCGGCCCGGTGGTCGTCACGACCCGAGACGCTGCGCACCACCCCTGGGTTCGCGAACTGATCGGGCGACTGGTCGACGCCGGGGTGGAGCTGGTACACGTCGAGACGGGAGCGCCGGGACCGTCGCTCGGCGAGTTCCCCCGGATCGACTCGCACGGCGGTTCGCTGGTCTGCCTGCGTGCCGTCGCCGAACTGCTGGTCGACGCCCAGGCGTCGCCGAAGGGATCGTCATGACCGACTCGCCTGCGGGCACCCACACCGCCGCCGAGATCGCCGAGCAGCCTGCCGTGTTCGCCCGCCTCCTCGCCGCCAGGGCCGCGACCTCGGAGGTCGCCTCGGTGATCGCCCGGCGGCGTCCCCGGTTCGCGCTGCTGGCGGCTCGCGGGTCCAGCGACCACGCGGCGTTGTACGCGAAGTACCTGATCGAGGTGCTGCTGGAACTGCCTGCGGGCCTGGTCTCGCCGTCGACCACCACCCTCTACGGGGCCCGCCCCGACCTCAGCGACGTCCTGCTGATCACGGTGAGCCAGAGCGGCGGCTCGCCGGACCTCGTCGAGGTCACGGAGCGGGCCCGCGCTCAGGGCGCGTTGACGGTCGCCGTCACCAACACCGCGGAGTCCGACCTGAGCGGCGTCGCCGAGCTGGCGGTGGACATCCAGGCAGGCCGGGAGGTCGCCGTGGCGGCCACCAAGACCTACAGCGCGACACTGCTGGCGCTGTACCTGCTGGTGGACGCGGTGCGCGGCGGCACGGGCGAAGAGGCCGCCGCGCTGCCCGACCTGGCCGCCGCGACGCTGGCGGACTCGGCGGACCCGGTGGCCGAGGCGGTCCGGCGCTGGCGTTTCGTCGATCGCGTCGTGACCACGGGCCGGGGCTTCTCCTCGGCGACGGCGGCCGAGGCGGCCCTGAAGCTGGCGGAGACGAGCTATCTGTCGGCGCGGTCCTACAGCGGTGCCGATCTGTTGCACGGGCCGGTCGCCGCCGTCGACGAGGAGACTGCGGTGCTCGCCGTCGCGGGCGAGGGGGCGGGCGGCCGGGCCACCTCGGCTGTGATGGAGGTCGTGGGATCTCGTGGCGCCGACGTGGTGGCGGTCGGATCGGCCGCTCACACACTGGCCGCCTCGGTGCATGTCGGCGTACCGGCGACGGCGGAGGAGGTCGCGCCGATCATCGAGGTGCTGCCGGTGCAGCGGCTGGCGCTCGGCCTGTCGGTGGCCCGAGGCTTCGACCCCGACCGGCCGCGCGGCTTGAACAAGGTCACGAAGACGCGCTGACCCGGCGCGGCGGTGGCCGATCACGGGCCTGCCCGCGTCCGACGGCGGTGTGTCGCCGAGGCGCGGGCCGCTGCGCCTGCCTGCTTGCCTGCCCCTGCGTCAGCGAGGCCCGCCGACCGCGTGATCGGCGGGCCCGGCGGACGCGGCGGGAGGAGGACGTGGGTCGGGCCGGACGCACCCCGGTTCCTGTCGTCACCGAGGCAGGATCGCCGTACGCCTGCACCGCCCGCGATCACCGCCTGCCGCCGCTCGCCGCTCCTCGCCTGCACTGCCGACCGGTGTGCCGAGGCCGTCCTCCACCGGCGTCGTGACGAGTCCGCCCGATCGACGTCCGCAGGACATCGCTGTCGGCGGCACGGCCTGCGGTGCGCCGTCGGCACAGCGCTGCGGCTGACCTCGGCCGGCAGGCTGCCGATCCTGGCCCGTCGGTTCGCGCCGGTCCGGCCGATCTGGCGCGCCGGGGCCGCCCGGTCGACCGCCCCGCAGGAATCGCTCACGCGAGTCCGGAGGTCGTTCCGTCTCGACCCGGCCGGTGCCTGCGGCGCGGGTGTTCGCGTGGACGTCGCCTGCCTCGGCGCCGTCGGTGTCGATGATCTCCGCGTTGCCTGCCTCGGCGTTGAGGAGATCGGCATTGACGAGATCGGTGTCGCCGAGACCGGGCAGGCTCGGCCGATCGTCGCCCGACCCGGCGCAGACAGGCCCACCGCCTGCGCCGGACTCCGGGACGTGGTCTTGGTCTGTGGCGGGCCCGCTCGCCTGCGGTCCCTCGGTGAACAGCGCAGAGGTCGAGTGCAGGCCGGGATCGCCGCTGTCGGCGTCGAGCTGGTCCAGGAACGGACGGAGGTTCCGAGTGAGATGACGGTGGATGTCGCGCAGCTCGTGGGAGCGGAGTCCGCTCAATGCGGCGCGGAGTCGGGCGGCGATGTCGTCGGGCGGTGTCATGCGCGCGGGTCTGTCCGCGCGAGGATCATCAACGGAGAGCCTCCACCAGATCACGTTGGGTGATCACCATGGTGCCCCGCGAACCCGGCCCGGCGTCAAGGAAGATCGCCCGACCGACTGACGTTTCCGGCGGTCTGCGCTGCCGTGTGCCGACCGGGAGCATCCGTCGCCGCCCTCGTGGGAGTGCGAGGAGTCACGCGGCGCCCGCCTTCGTCACCGGCCCCGTCATTTGGGCGGCGGCCCCCCGACGACGACCGCCGAGGACCGAGGGCGCAACTCCGGGGCACCATGGCCCGGACGCCGACGAAAGGTGTAGCCCACTCCACTGTGCCGGGCGCAAGCCGAGGTCAGACTGATCAGCGTCACTCGAGCCACAAGGAGATGAACCTCGTGCGGGAACGGCTTGCCCAGGTGGGACGCGCCACCAGATACTCCCTGGCCACCATCGTCTCCTTTCCGATCGCGTTAGCGCTCTTCTGCCTGCTCATGGTGAGCGCGGCGCTGATCCCCGTCGGAATCGGCATCGTCACCACGCCGCTGCTTCTCTCGGCGACGCGGGCGGTCAGTAACGGGGAGCGTCGCCGGGCGGGTGCCCACGCCGGTCGACCGGTGACCACGAGGCCGCTGGATTCAACAGGCACGGGACTCACGGCCTTCCGTCAGGCGTTGAGCGATCCGCTGATCTTCCGGGACTTCGCCTGGCTGTTCGTCCGGTTCACCGCAGGCTTCATCCTCAGCGTCACCGCCCTGATGTTCCTGCTGATGCCGGTCATGGTCCTGAGTCTGATCCCGACCTGGCACCTCTTCAGCCCGCCCCCCACCGTCCTGGGCATCCCGATCATCGGCTGGTGGCAGGCGGTCATCTTCCTGCCGATCCAGGCGCTCGTCCTCACGCTGCTGGTGCCCTTCGTCGTGCCGTGGCTGGCGGGCGTGCAGGTTCGGCTCGATCTCGTCCTCCTGTCCTCGGCGACCCGGCGGGAACTCGCCGATCGGGTGGAGAACCTGACGGAGACCCGCGAGAGCGCTCTGCTGGCCCACGGCGCGGAACTGCGGCGCATCGAGCGCGACCTGCACGACGGCACCCAGGCCCGGTTGGTGAACATCGCTCTGCGGCTCGGCATCGCGGAGCGGACCTTCGCCGACGACCCGGCGGCAGCAGTGAAGCTGATGCAGCAGGCCAGGGACGGTGCCGAGGAGGCGATGACCGAGCTGCGGGACGTAGTGCGCGCGATCTACCCGCCGATCCTGGCCGACCGGGGTCTGCCGGGGGCGCTCAGCGCGTTGGCGGCCCGCTGCACGGTGCCCACGACCTTAGACGTGGCAGACGTCGCAGGCGATACACCCGGCACAGGCGTGGGGGACCTCGCCGATGTAGAGCTGGCCGCTGCCGAGTCGGCGCTCGGCCGGATTCCCGCCGCCGTGGAGGCCGCCGCCTACTTCGTGGTCGCCGAGGCACTCACCAACGTCGGCAAGCACAGCGGCGCGCAACTCGTCACGGTGTGGGTGCGGCGCGTCGGCGACGCCCTCTACGTGGCGATCAGCGACGACGGCCGGGGCGGCATCGACGAGACGGCGGGCACCGGGGTCGCGGGCATCCGTCGTCGGGTGGCGGCCCTGGACGGCGCCGTGACGGTGGAGAGCCCCCGTGGCGGCCCGAGCACCATCACCGTGGAGCTGCCGTGCGGGTCGTGATCGCCGAGGACAACGTGCTGCTCGCCGAGGGGCTGAACCTGCTGCTGAGCTCGGCGGGTTTCGAGGTCGCCGCGACGGTGTCGGATGCGCCGAGCTTCCTGGCCGCCGTGGCCGAGCATCGGCCCGACGTCACCGTGGTCGACGTGCGGCTGCCGCCGACCTTCCGCGACGAGGGCATCCAGGCGGCGCTCGCCGCCCGCCGGGCGGGTCCGGGCCTGCCGGTGCTGGTGCTCTCGCAGTACGTGGAGCGCACCTACGCGCGGGAGCTGCTCCGGGACGGTCGGGGCGGGGTCGGCTACCTGCTCAAAGATCGGGTCAGCCGGGTCGAGACCTTCCTGGACGCGCTGCGCCGGGTCGCGGACGGCGGCACGGCGATGGACCCGGAGGTCGTCGCGCAGCTGCTGGTCCGGCGGGACGGCGACCCGGTGGACACCCTGACGCCGCGCGAGCTGGCGGTGCTGCGGCTGATGGCGCAGGGCCGGGACAATGCGGCCATCGCCGCCACACTCGTCGTCACCGAGCGGGCCGTGCACAAACACATCGGCAACATCTTCCAGAAGCTCGGCCTCACCCCCGACGAGAGCGGACACCGCCGGGTCCTCGCCGTCCTGCGCTACCTCGGGGGCGACCGGGATCAGCCCGCGCCGGGTGTTCCCGGCAGGTGAGGAGCACTGCGCCTGCGTCCTCAGGGGCTCGATCGGACCGGCCTGCGGTGCAGGCCGGTCAGTCCACCGGGTGCGTCGTGTAGCCGTAGTGGCAGGGGCCGACCGGATGGCCGATCGGGAGCAGCTCGCCGGGCAGCGGCGGGATGTCGACGGCCGCCCAGTCGGGGAGATCGTCGGGATCGACGGTCACCGCGCCGAGATCGGTGACGCGCACCTGCTCCCCGTCGACGTAGGTCGCCATCGTGAAGCCTGCGAGTCCGCCGTACCGCTCGAACCAGTGGCCGCAGGCCCAGCGCAGCTCGTCCGGGTCCGTGACGACCAGCTGTTCGAGGTGGCCGGTCGAGCTGTGACCCGCGTCGTTCTCGACGAGGTAGTAGCTGTACCCGATCGTCGACGGGTCCGGCTGCTCGCCCTCGATCACCTCGTCGAGCAGCGCCGTGCCCGCCTCGGCGGCCGGGTCGGACGAGTCGACGGCCAGCACCCCGGCGTACAGCTCGCGCACCTCGGCGATGCGGCGGTCC
The Actinoalloteichus fjordicus DNA segment above includes these coding regions:
- a CDS encoding sensor histidine kinase — encoded protein: MNLVRERLAQVGRATRYSLATIVSFPIALALFCLLMVSAALIPVGIGIVTTPLLLSATRAVSNGERRRAGAHAGRPVTTRPLDSTGTGLTAFRQALSDPLIFRDFAWLFVRFTAGFILSVTALMFLLMPVMVLSLIPTWHLFSPPPTVLGIPIIGWWQAVIFLPIQALVLTLLVPFVVPWLAGVQVRLDLVLLSSATRRELADRVENLTETRESALLAHGAELRRIERDLHDGTQARLVNIALRLGIAERTFADDPAAAVKLMQQARDGAEEAMTELRDVVRAIYPPILADRGLPGALSALAARCTVPTTLDVADVAGDTPGTGVGDLADVELAAAESALGRIPAAVEAAAYFVVAEALTNVGKHSGAQLVTVWVRRVGDALYVAISDDGRGGIDETAGTGVAGIRRRVAALDGAVTVESPRGGPSTITVELPCGS
- a CDS encoding glycoside hydrolase family 3 N-terminal domain-containing protein, which codes for MSDAELRRLIKGVLLPGFLGSGPPPDWVRAWLDAGLGGVVLFGRNIVDDEQVASLTEALRDEREDVVIGIDEEGGDVTRLDAGTGSTVPGSLALGAAADVELTRAVAESMGRRLADCGVTVDFAPSADLLSPAGDPVIGVRSFGSDPAAAAAQVTAFVEGLQAAGVAACLKHFPGHGAAESDSHHALPVLPRTEQEMYARDLVPFQAGIRAGARAVMTGHLVVTDWGPEPATLNPRVLGGVLRTELGFDGPIITDALEMAAISGHSPDAIALDSLVPEGIGRGAVLALAAGADGLCLGGELADESVALAAQEAVVASVKAGILTEERIAESVTRLATIGLAAPRGGSRSGARIADDVGLIAARRALRVSGDLRLACPPLVVDLAVAPTIAVGDVPWGLGPVLRETQGAASDVRVLRLVESDPERVIAAAAGGPVVVTTRDAAHHPWVRELIGRLVDAGVELVHVETGAPGPSLGEFPRIDSHGGSLVCLRAVAELLVDAQASPKGSS
- a CDS encoding LuxR C-terminal-related transcriptional regulator, whose translation is MRVVIAEDNVLLAEGLNLLLSSAGFEVAATVSDAPSFLAAVAEHRPDVTVVDVRLPPTFRDEGIQAALAARRAGPGLPVLVLSQYVERTYARELLRDGRGGVGYLLKDRVSRVETFLDALRRVADGGTAMDPEVVAQLLVRRDGDPVDTLTPRELAVLRLMAQGRDNAAIAATLVVTERAVHKHIGNIFQKLGLTPDESGHRRVLAVLRYLGGDRDQPAPGVPGR
- a CDS encoding SIS domain-containing protein, which gives rise to MTDSPAGTHTAAEIAEQPAVFARLLAARAATSEVASVIARRRPRFALLAARGSSDHAALYAKYLIEVLLELPAGLVSPSTTTLYGARPDLSDVLLITVSQSGGSPDLVEVTERARAQGALTVAVTNTAESDLSGVAELAVDIQAGREVAVAATKTYSATLLALYLLVDAVRGGTGEEAAALPDLAAATLADSADPVAEAVRRWRFVDRVVTTGRGFSSATAAEAALKLAETSYLSARSYSGADLLHGPVAAVDEETAVLAVAGEGAGGRATSAVMEVVGSRGADVVAVGSAAHTLAASVHVGVPATAEEVAPIIEVLPVQRLALGLSVARGFDPDRPRGLNKVTKTR